In one Modestobacter sp. L9-4 genomic region, the following are encoded:
- a CDS encoding proteasome assembly chaperone family protein: MPQRPEDLVEVLPPAEPFLIREASVSSPEERRGLVLVHDLAGEFDAAHAGALAGAHLLDALPNEVIARFDVDALVDYRGHRPRIVFSGDRYESIVSPEIALYALEDDAGTPFLLLHGAEPDYAWERFVAAVMGLVDRLGVTSVVALHAFPMPVPHTRPVTVTAHATRRQLIEAYPVYWGEMRVPGSVGALLELRLGEAGVDALGVGAHVPHYLAQATYPAASLTLLEHLEKLTGLHVPTETLREAAEANRTEVDEQIARSSENTAVVAQLEQQFDDFTASREDTGLLGFGGQMPSGEELGAQIEQFLAEQDDKPTD, encoded by the coding sequence GTGCCGCAGCGACCGGAGGACCTCGTCGAGGTCCTCCCCCCGGCCGAGCCGTTCCTCATCCGTGAGGCGTCGGTCAGCTCACCCGAGGAGCGCCGCGGGCTGGTGCTCGTCCACGACCTGGCCGGCGAGTTCGACGCCGCCCACGCCGGTGCGCTCGCCGGTGCGCACCTGCTCGACGCCCTCCCCAACGAGGTGATCGCGCGCTTCGACGTCGACGCGCTGGTGGACTACCGCGGCCACCGGCCGCGGATCGTCTTCTCCGGCGACCGCTACGAGTCGATCGTCTCCCCCGAGATCGCGCTCTACGCCCTCGAGGACGACGCCGGGACGCCGTTCCTGCTGCTGCACGGCGCCGAGCCGGACTACGCCTGGGAGCGGTTCGTCGCCGCCGTCATGGGTCTGGTCGACCGGCTCGGGGTGACCTCGGTGGTCGCGCTGCACGCCTTCCCGATGCCGGTGCCGCACACCCGGCCGGTGACGGTCACCGCGCACGCCACACGCCGTCAGCTGATCGAGGCCTACCCGGTCTACTGGGGCGAGATGCGGGTGCCGGGCAGTGTCGGCGCCCTGCTGGAGCTGCGGCTCGGTGAGGCCGGCGTGGACGCGCTGGGTGTGGGCGCCCACGTGCCGCACTACCTGGCGCAGGCCACCTACCCGGCTGCCTCGCTCACCCTGCTCGAGCACCTGGAGAAGCTCACCGGGCTGCACGTGCCCACCGAGACGCTGCGCGAGGCTGCGGAGGCCAACCGCACCGAGGTCGACGAGCAGATCGCCCGGTCGAGTGAGAACACCGCCGTGGTGGCGCAGCTGGAGCAGCAGTTCGACGACTTCACCGCCTCGCGCGAGGACACCGGCCTGCTGGGCTTCGGCGGCCAGATGCCCAGCGGCGAGGAGCTCGGTGCGCAGATCGAGCAGTTCCTCGCCGAGCAGGACGACAAGCCCACGGACTGA
- a CDS encoding nuclear transport factor 2 family protein gives MDVVTGLYTALGTRDADALVAHLADDVDWPEPVHGGRLQGRDAVREHWLAQWAVLDMTMRPRRVRDLPDGRVEVLVEQVVRDADGDLLGGATVLHTYALRGGLVTRMDVGDPLDGLTR, from the coding sequence ATGGACGTCGTCACCGGGCTCTACACGGCACTCGGCACCCGGGACGCCGACGCCCTGGTCGCACACCTGGCCGACGACGTCGACTGGCCCGAGCCGGTGCACGGCGGGCGGCTGCAGGGCCGGGACGCGGTACGGGAGCACTGGCTGGCCCAGTGGGCGGTCCTGGACATGACGATGCGCCCGCGGCGGGTCCGCGACCTGCCCGACGGCCGGGTCGAGGTGCTCGTCGAGCAGGTCGTGCGGGACGCCGACGGCGACCTGCTGGGCGGTGCCACCGTGCTGCACACCTACGCGCTGCGTGGCGGCCTGGTGACCCGGATGGACGTCGGCGACCCGCTGGACGGCCTCACCCGCTGA
- a CDS encoding catalase codes for MTDVASQGPAASEADRPVLTNRQGHPVYDNQNSRTVGSRGPATLENYQFLEKISHFDRERIPERVVHARGFVAYGEFEATGQWGDEPIERYTRAKLFNTPGKKTPLAIRFSTVIGGRDSSEAARDPRGFAVKFYTEDGNWDIVGNNLAVFFIRDAIKFPDVIHSLKPDPISFRQEPARIFDFMSQTPESMHMLVNLFSPRGIPADYRHMQGFGVNTYKWVNAQGETKLVKYHWQPKQGVKSLTDADAAVIQGGDLGHASKDLFEAIERGDFPQWDLYVQLMDDHDHPELDFDPLDDTKVWPENEFEPKLVGTMTLNRNVDDHHNENEQSAFGTGVLVDGMDFSDDKMLVGRTFSYSDAQRYRVGPNYLQLPVNSAKNAVVQTNQRGGQMSFGVDLGPGQNPHVNYEPSITGGLREDTYPTHDEQGPEITGRLTRKRIERTNDYTQAGQRYQLMEQWEKDDLVANLVTLIGQAIPEVQQRMVWHFLMCDDELGARVGEGLGITADDVRGLKPLQTQTLSDDELARAANLGKNGPRDVTGLTMTHTVPNERLALAK; via the coding sequence ATGACCGACGTCGCATCGCAGGGCCCCGCAGCCAGTGAGGCCGACCGGCCTGTCCTGACCAACCGTCAGGGCCACCCGGTCTACGACAACCAGAACTCGCGGACGGTGGGCTCCCGCGGCCCGGCGACCCTGGAGAACTACCAGTTCCTGGAGAAGATCAGCCACTTCGACCGCGAGCGCATCCCCGAGCGCGTCGTCCACGCCCGTGGCTTCGTCGCCTACGGCGAGTTCGAGGCGACCGGCCAGTGGGGCGACGAGCCCATCGAGCGCTACACCCGCGCCAAGCTATTCAACACCCCGGGCAAGAAGACGCCGCTGGCGATCCGCTTCTCCACCGTCATCGGCGGCCGGGACTCCTCCGAGGCGGCGCGCGACCCGCGCGGCTTCGCGGTGAAGTTCTACACCGAGGACGGCAACTGGGACATCGTCGGCAACAACCTCGCGGTCTTCTTCATCCGCGACGCCATCAAGTTCCCCGACGTCATCCACTCCCTGAAGCCGGACCCGATCAGCTTCCGCCAGGAGCCGGCCCGCATCTTCGACTTCATGTCGCAGACGCCGGAGTCGATGCACATGCTGGTCAACCTGTTCTCCCCGCGTGGCATCCCCGCCGACTACCGGCACATGCAGGGCTTCGGCGTGAACACCTACAAGTGGGTCAACGCCCAGGGTGAGACCAAGCTGGTCAAGTACCACTGGCAGCCCAAGCAGGGCGTCAAGAGCCTGACCGACGCCGACGCCGCGGTCATCCAGGGCGGCGACCTGGGCCACGCCTCCAAGGACCTCTTCGAGGCCATCGAGCGCGGCGACTTCCCGCAGTGGGACCTCTACGTCCAGCTGATGGACGACCACGACCACCCCGAGCTGGACTTCGACCCCCTCGACGACACCAAGGTGTGGCCGGAGAACGAGTTCGAGCCCAAGCTGGTCGGCACGATGACGCTGAACCGCAACGTCGACGACCACCACAACGAGAACGAGCAGAGCGCGTTCGGCACCGGCGTCCTCGTCGACGGGATGGACTTCTCCGACGACAAGATGCTGGTCGGCCGCACGTTCTCCTACTCCGACGCGCAGCGCTACCGGGTGGGCCCGAACTACCTGCAGCTGCCGGTCAACTCGGCCAAGAACGCGGTCGTGCAGACCAACCAGCGCGGCGGCCAGATGTCCTTCGGCGTCGACCTCGGCCCGGGCCAGAACCCGCACGTCAACTACGAGCCCTCCATCACCGGTGGGCTGCGTGAGGACACCTACCCCACGCACGACGAGCAGGGCCCGGAGATCACCGGCCGGCTGACCCGCAAGCGGATCGAGCGCACCAACGACTACACCCAGGCCGGTCAGCGCTACCAGCTGATGGAGCAGTGGGAGAAGGACGACCTGGTCGCCAACCTCGTCACGCTCATCGGTCAGGCCATCCCCGAGGTGCAGCAGCGGATGGTGTGGCACTTCCTGATGTGCGACGACGAGCTCGGTGCCCGCGTCGGTGAGGGCCTCGGCATCACCGCCGACGACGTCCGTGGCCTCAAGCCGCTGCAGACCCAGACGCTGTCCGACGACGAGCTGGCGCGTGCGGCGAACCTGGGCAAGAACGGCCCGCGGGACGTCACCGGCCTGACGATGACGCACACCGTGCCGAACGAGCGCCTCGCGCTCGCGAAGTGA
- a CDS encoding Fur family transcriptional regulator, translated as METAWDDQLRTAGLRVTRPRLSVLGVLAEHPHVDADTIATAARAVHPSISPQAVYGVLKALVGAGMARRIEPAGGPALYELRVGDNHHHLVCRGCGVVADVDCVVGEAPCLAPSDTAGFAVDEAEVVFWGLCADCQVERSRHGHGTGTATIREGVGT; from the coding sequence GTGGAGACGGCCTGGGACGACCAGCTGCGGACGGCGGGGTTGCGCGTGACGCGCCCCCGGCTGTCGGTGCTGGGCGTGCTCGCCGAGCACCCGCACGTCGACGCCGACACCATCGCCACCGCGGCCCGCGCCGTGCACCCCTCGATCTCGCCGCAGGCGGTCTACGGGGTGCTCAAGGCGCTGGTCGGGGCCGGCATGGCCCGGCGCATCGAACCGGCCGGCGGTCCTGCGCTCTACGAGCTGCGGGTCGGTGACAACCACCACCACCTGGTCTGCCGGGGGTGCGGGGTCGTCGCCGACGTCGACTGCGTCGTGGGCGAGGCCCCGTGCCTGGCCCCGTCGGACACGGCGGGCTTCGCCGTCGACGAGGCCGAGGTCGTCTTCTGGGGACTCTGTGCCGACTGCCAGGTCGAACGCAGCCGGCACGGGCACGGAACAGGTACAGCAACGATCCGAGAGGGAGTGGGCACATGA
- the purU gene encoding formyltetrahydrofolate deformylase, giving the protein MSAPSDARLADVGRLVVRCPDRPGIVAVLSRLMADAGANITESQQHSSDPVGGTFTLRLEFVLTDLATRRVQLEAALAGLAGEWQFTWRLTEAARKPRVAVFVSKADHVLQELLYRVGSGDLRAEVAAVVSNHPDLEPVARAAGVPFHHVPVTPDTKDAAEARALELVGDVDLVVLARYMQIVSADFCSRFPERLINIHHSFLPAFVGANPYRAAHDRGVKLIGATAHYVTAELDAGPIIEQEVARVDHRATVEDMRRIGRYVERQVLAQAVTWHVEDRVIVEGDRTIVFA; this is encoded by the coding sequence ATGTCAGCGCCCTCCGATGCCCGCCTCGCCGACGTCGGACGGCTGGTCGTCCGCTGCCCCGACCGGCCGGGGATCGTCGCCGTCCTGTCCCGGCTGATGGCCGACGCCGGAGCCAACATCACCGAGTCCCAGCAGCACTCCTCCGACCCGGTCGGCGGCACGTTCACCCTGCGGCTGGAGTTCGTGCTCACCGACCTGGCCACCCGGCGGGTGCAGCTGGAGGCGGCGCTGGCCGGGCTGGCGGGGGAGTGGCAGTTCACCTGGCGGCTCACCGAGGCCGCCCGCAAGCCGCGCGTGGCGGTGTTCGTGTCGAAGGCCGACCACGTGCTGCAGGAGCTGCTCTACCGGGTCGGCTCCGGTGACCTGCGCGCCGAGGTCGCCGCCGTGGTCTCCAACCACCCCGACCTGGAGCCGGTCGCCCGCGCCGCCGGGGTGCCCTTCCACCACGTGCCGGTCACCCCCGACACCAAGGACGCCGCCGAGGCCCGGGCGCTGGAGCTGGTCGGTGACGTCGACCTGGTCGTGCTGGCCCGCTACATGCAGATCGTGTCGGCCGACTTCTGCAGCCGGTTCCCCGAGCGGCTGATCAACATCCACCACAGCTTCCTGCCGGCGTTCGTCGGCGCGAACCCGTACCGGGCCGCGCACGACCGCGGTGTGAAGCTGATCGGGGCGACCGCGCACTACGTGACCGCCGAGCTCGACGCCGGCCCGATCATCGAGCAGGAGGTCGCCCGCGTCGACCACCGCGCCACGGTCGAGGACATGCGCCGCATCGGCCGCTACGTCGAGCGCCAGGTGCTCGCCCAGGCCGTCACCTGGCACGTGGAGGACCGCGTCATCGTCGAGGGCGACCGCACCATCGTCTTCGCCTAG
- the ligD gene encoding non-homologous end-joining DNA ligase: MSRQRVHIEGRELKVSNLDKVLFPEVGFTKAQVIDYYVRIAPVLLPHVAHRPVTFTRWPNGVDGQAFFEKNNARHSPPWVRTVTVPSPGSTKGRETLDMVLLTAVPDLVWSANLAALEVHVPQWQVGARGQSKLPDLLVLDLDPGPGTGVTECAQLAHRLRERLVDDGLDPVVKTSGSKGLQVYAPIRVRDADHPSRYARALAQELSAETPEHVVWRMEKALRPGKVLLDWSQNNTAKTTVAPYSLRARPLATVSTPLAWAEVDALRAGADPGSFRFRTEDVLARVEVHGDLFDVGARRRASLPAR; encoded by the coding sequence TTGAGCCGCCAGCGGGTGCACATCGAGGGCCGCGAGCTTAAGGTGTCCAACCTGGACAAGGTGCTGTTCCCCGAGGTCGGGTTCACCAAGGCGCAGGTCATCGACTACTACGTGCGGATCGCGCCGGTGCTGCTGCCGCACGTGGCGCACCGGCCGGTGACGTTCACCCGGTGGCCGAACGGGGTCGACGGGCAGGCGTTCTTCGAGAAGAACAACGCCCGGCACTCCCCGCCGTGGGTGCGCACCGTGACCGTGCCCTCGCCCGGCTCCACCAAGGGCCGCGAGACGCTGGACATGGTGCTGCTGACCGCCGTCCCGGACCTGGTCTGGTCGGCGAACCTGGCGGCGCTGGAGGTGCACGTGCCGCAGTGGCAGGTCGGCGCGCGCGGGCAGTCGAAGCTGCCGGACCTGCTGGTGCTCGACCTCGACCCGGGTCCGGGCACCGGCGTCACCGAGTGCGCGCAGCTGGCGCACCGGCTGCGCGAGCGGCTGGTCGACGACGGCCTGGACCCGGTGGTCAAGACCTCCGGCTCGAAGGGGCTGCAGGTCTACGCGCCGATCCGGGTGCGCGACGCCGACCACCCCAGCCGGTACGCGAGGGCGCTGGCCCAGGAGCTGTCGGCGGAGACCCCCGAGCACGTGGTCTGGCGGATGGAGAAGGCGCTGCGCCCGGGCAAGGTGCTGCTGGACTGGAGCCAGAACAACACCGCGAAGACGACGGTCGCGCCGTACTCGCTGCGCGCCCGGCCGCTGGCCACGGTGTCGACCCCGCTGGCCTGGGCCGAGGTCGACGCGCTGCGCGCCGGGGCCGACCCGGGGTCCTTCCGCTTCCGCACCGAGGACGTGCTGGCCCGCGTCGAGGTCCACGGCGACCTGTTCGACGTGGGGGCCCGCCGGCGGGCGTCGCTGCCCGCGCGCTGA
- the ligD gene encoding non-homologous end-joining DNA ligase, translating to MAADPLATYRARRDPARTAEPVPPAGQPLPQGEDDTFVVHEHHTPRGRTGERVHWDLRLERGGVLRSWAVPKGPPLEPGLNRLAVPTEDHPLEYASFSGTIAAGEYGGGVSTIWDAGRYATEKWTDAHVTVAFDGSRLTGRYRLFRLPDGTWNLRRLDPDPVTEAPVAGVAEDLAPMLAAIGELPGADDPRWGYEFKWDGVRALAHVRSGRVRLRARSGNDVTATYPELHALPAALAGRDAVLDGEVVALDDRGRPDFGLLQGRMHRTGPEVARMAAAAPVSYLVFDLLALDGESLLGLTYTQRRERLDALGLASDRWTTTPWFVGNGDQVQAASVENGLEGVVAKRLDSTYRPGGRGPDWRKVKNLRTQSVVVGGWRPGAGRRAGGIGSLLLGVHDDDGRLVFAGHVGTGFTARALADLAPLLTARAASPFADALPREVTRDAHWVEPTLVGEVAFGEWTREGRLRHPSWRGLRDDLDPDDVVAEP from the coding sequence GTGGCCGCCGACCCACTGGCCACCTACCGCGCCCGGCGCGACCCGGCCCGCACCGCCGAGCCGGTCCCGCCGGCCGGGCAGCCGCTGCCGCAGGGCGAGGACGACACGTTCGTCGTCCACGAGCACCACACGCCGCGCGGGCGCACCGGTGAGCGCGTGCACTGGGACCTGCGGCTGGAGCGCGGCGGGGTGCTGCGGAGCTGGGCGGTGCCCAAGGGCCCGCCGCTGGAGCCCGGGCTCAACCGGCTCGCCGTCCCGACCGAGGACCACCCGCTGGAGTACGCCTCCTTCTCCGGCACCATCGCCGCCGGCGAGTACGGCGGCGGGGTGTCGACCATCTGGGACGCCGGCCGCTACGCGACCGAGAAGTGGACCGACGCCCACGTCACCGTCGCCTTCGACGGCTCCCGGCTGACCGGGCGCTACCGGCTGTTCCGGCTGCCCGACGGCACCTGGAACCTGCGCCGGCTCGACCCCGACCCGGTGACCGAGGCGCCGGTGGCCGGGGTGGCCGAGGACCTCGCCCCCATGCTCGCCGCGATCGGTGAGCTGCCGGGCGCCGACGACCCGCGTTGGGGCTACGAGTTCAAGTGGGACGGCGTCCGGGCGCTGGCGCACGTGCGGTCAGGCCGCGTCCGGCTGCGGGCGCGCAGCGGCAACGACGTCACAGCCACCTACCCCGAGCTGCACGCCCTCCCGGCGGCGCTGGCCGGGCGGGACGCCGTCCTCGACGGCGAGGTGGTGGCGCTGGACGACCGCGGGCGCCCGGACTTCGGGCTGCTGCAGGGCCGGATGCACCGCACCGGGCCCGAGGTGGCCCGGATGGCCGCCGCAGCACCGGTCAGCTACCTCGTGTTCGACCTGCTCGCCCTGGACGGCGAGAGCCTGCTCGGGCTCACCTACACGCAGCGGCGGGAACGGCTCGACGCCCTGGGCCTGGCGAGCGACCGCTGGACCACCACCCCGTGGTTCGTCGGCAACGGCGACCAGGTGCAGGCGGCCAGCGTCGAGAACGGGCTGGAGGGCGTGGTCGCCAAGCGGCTGGACTCGACCTACCGGCCGGGCGGGCGCGGACCGGACTGGCGGAAGGTGAAGAACCTGCGCACCCAGTCGGTCGTCGTCGGCGGCTGGCGACCGGGCGCCGGACGGCGCGCGGGCGGCATCGGCTCGCTGCTGCTGGGCGTGCACGACGACGACGGCCGGCTGGTGTTCGCCGGGCACGTGGGCACCGGGTTCACCGCGCGGGCGCTGGCCGACCTGGCGCCGCTGCTCACCGCGCGGGCGGCGTCCCCGTTCGCCGACGCGCTGCCGCGCGAGGTCACCCGGGACGCGCACTGGGTGGAGCCGACCCTGGTCGGGGAGGTGGCGTTCGGGGAGTGGACCCGCGAGGGCCGGCTGCGGCACCCCTCCTGGCGCGGCCTGCGCGACGACCTCGACCCGGACGACGTCGTGGCGGAGCCTTGA
- a CDS encoding Ku protein, whose protein sequence is MRSIWRGAVSFGLVSIAVKLYSATEDHDIRFHQVHKTDGGRVKYQRVCSVDGETVEFNDIAKGYELPDGQLVVLTDEDFDELPLVTTREIEVLQFVDQAQIDPIHFEKTYYLEPDGVATRPYVLLRTALENAGQVAITKIAIRQRESLAALRVLDGVLVLHTMRWPDEIRRPGFAFLDDEVTVRPQELAMAESLISTMAGDFDPTAFTDDYRAAMQALLEAKQTGGEVQAAPETADTGGGAVVDLMSALRRSVERAGGTAPKAAADEAADDSDDDATAKPAKRAPAKKAAAKKAAPAKAPAKRAPAKKAAAATGPAEEPAKPAKRAPRARKTA, encoded by the coding sequence ATGCGGTCGATCTGGCGTGGTGCGGTCTCCTTCGGCCTGGTCTCCATCGCGGTGAAGCTGTACTCGGCCACCGAGGACCACGACATCCGCTTCCACCAGGTGCACAAGACCGACGGCGGGCGGGTCAAGTACCAGCGCGTCTGCTCCGTCGACGGCGAGACGGTCGAGTTCAACGACATCGCCAAGGGCTACGAGCTGCCCGACGGTCAGCTGGTCGTGCTGACCGACGAGGACTTCGACGAGCTGCCGCTGGTGACCACCCGGGAGATCGAGGTCCTGCAGTTCGTCGACCAGGCGCAGATCGACCCGATCCACTTCGAGAAGACCTACTACCTCGAGCCCGACGGTGTCGCGACGCGGCCCTACGTGCTGCTACGCACCGCGCTGGAGAACGCCGGCCAGGTGGCGATCACCAAGATCGCGATCCGGCAGCGCGAGTCGCTGGCCGCGCTGCGCGTGCTCGACGGGGTGCTGGTGCTGCACACCATGCGCTGGCCCGACGAGATCCGCCGTCCCGGCTTCGCCTTCCTCGACGACGAGGTCACCGTCCGCCCGCAGGAGCTGGCGATGGCCGAGTCGCTGATCTCCACCATGGCCGGCGACTTCGACCCCACCGCCTTCACCGACGACTACCGCGCGGCCATGCAGGCGCTGCTGGAGGCCAAGCAGACCGGCGGTGAGGTGCAGGCCGCCCCCGAGACCGCCGACACCGGCGGCGGCGCCGTGGTCGACCTGATGAGCGCGCTGCGCCGCAGCGTCGAGCGCGCCGGCGGCACGGCCCCGAAGGCCGCAGCCGACGAGGCAGCGGACGACTCGGACGACGACGCGACGGCGAAGCCGGCGAAGCGCGCGCCCGCGAAGAAGGCAGCCGCGAAGAAGGCAGCACCGGCCAAGGCACCGGCGAAGCGCGCTCCGGCGAAGAAGGCCGCCGCGGCGACCGGACCGGCCGAGGAGCCCGCGAAGCCGGCCAAGCGCGCGCCCCGGGCCCGCAAGACGGCCTGA
- a CDS encoding DUF1360 domain-containing protein → MAITDEVQRLTSPVRRWAKVQKHEYSPDEDRPLGGLLGAMGTYLTLTAAGAAAVRASGRELPTRIPLGDAVLLTAATFRIARTIAKDPVTSPLRAPFTSFQGQSGEAEIAEGIREHGGVKHAIGELVTCPFCLAQWVATALVFGYATVPKATRLAALTMTMVAVADVGQFAYDSLQQQAMSGGDDD, encoded by the coding sequence ATGGCGATCACGGACGAGGTCCAGCGGCTGACGTCACCGGTGCGGCGGTGGGCGAAGGTGCAGAAGCACGAGTACTCCCCGGACGAGGACCGCCCGCTCGGCGGCCTGCTCGGCGCGATGGGCACCTACCTCACCCTCACGGCCGCCGGCGCTGCCGCGGTGCGGGCCTCCGGCCGCGAGCTGCCCACCCGCATCCCGCTGGGCGACGCCGTCCTGCTGACCGCGGCGACCTTCCGGATCGCCCGCACGATCGCCAAGGACCCGGTCACCAGCCCGCTGCGCGCGCCGTTCACCAGCTTCCAGGGGCAGTCCGGCGAGGCGGAGATCGCCGAGGGCATCCGTGAGCACGGGGGCGTCAAGCACGCGATCGGCGAGCTCGTCACCTGCCCGTTCTGCCTGGCCCAGTGGGTGGCGACGGCGCTGGTGTTCGGCTACGCGACGGTGCCGAAGGCGACCCGGCTGGCGGCGCTGACGATGACGATGGTCGCGGTGGCCGACGTCGGGCAGTTCGCTTACGACTCGCTGCAGCAGCAGGCGATGTCCGGCGGGGACGACGACTGA
- a CDS encoding STAS domain-containing protein, with translation MTSSDSPAEGSRDVSAPADSNEAPFDDVITLSTSTDDDGTVTVTVVGEVDTFTAPVLRASLDTQLEQQPTALVIDLCGVQFLGSAGLAVLVETQKSARSRDVGLRLVANTRAVTRPLEVTGLIDLFTIAEKA, from the coding sequence GTGACCTCATCCGACTCACCCGCCGAGGGCTCGCGCGACGTGTCGGCCCCGGCTGACTCGAACGAAGCGCCCTTCGACGACGTGATCACGCTGTCGACGTCCACCGACGACGACGGCACGGTCACCGTGACCGTCGTCGGCGAGGTCGACACGTTCACCGCCCCCGTACTCCGGGCGTCCCTGGACACCCAGCTCGAGCAGCAGCCCACCGCGCTGGTGATCGACCTGTGCGGCGTCCAGTTCCTCGGCTCGGCCGGTCTGGCCGTGCTCGTGGAGACCCAGAAGTCGGCGCGCTCCCGCGACGTCGGTCTGCGGCTGGTGGCCAACACCCGCGCCGTGACCCGCCCGCTGGAGGTCACCGGCCTGATCGACCTGTTCACGATCGCCGAGAAGGCCTGA
- a CDS encoding DNA topoisomerase IB: MRLRRSDVHAKGWTRRRAGRSFAYYDSDGVLIRDERLDRLRSLAIPPAWKDVWICPWPNGHIQAVGTDAAGRRQYRYHDEWRVKRDAAKHERVLEISRELPDVRDAVVAALRTRGLNRDRVLACAVRLLDLGAFRIGSEQYAEDNHTYGLATLRREHVSVRGERVFFHYRAKHGIEREVELLDRPTATVVRALLERPADQGEELLGYPLEDGSWHDITSDEINAYLKEISGAEITAKDFRTWSATVLMAATLAEQPKPAGKTARNKVVKQAYVRVSEQLGNTPTVAKNSYVDPRVVDRWEHGESVADALAEAAQAPDDRTAQRTIEAAVCAMLTP, from the coding sequence GTGAGACTCCGCCGCAGTGACGTGCACGCCAAGGGCTGGACCAGGCGGCGCGCCGGGCGCAGCTTCGCCTACTACGACTCCGACGGCGTCCTGATCCGTGACGAGCGGCTGGACCGGCTCCGGTCGCTGGCCATCCCGCCGGCCTGGAAGGACGTCTGGATCTGCCCCTGGCCCAACGGCCACATCCAGGCCGTCGGCACCGACGCCGCGGGCCGGCGGCAGTACCGCTACCACGACGAGTGGCGGGTCAAGCGGGACGCCGCCAAGCACGAGCGGGTGCTGGAGATCTCCCGCGAGCTGCCCGACGTCCGGGACGCGGTGGTCGCCGCGCTGCGCACCCGCGGGCTCAACCGGGACCGCGTGCTGGCCTGCGCGGTGCGGCTGTTGGACCTGGGCGCCTTCCGGATCGGCAGCGAGCAGTACGCCGAGGACAACCACACCTACGGGCTGGCCACGCTGCGCCGCGAGCACGTCTCGGTCCGCGGCGAGCGGGTCTTCTTCCACTACCGGGCCAAGCACGGCATCGAGCGTGAGGTCGAGCTGCTGGACCGGCCCACCGCCACCGTCGTCCGGGCGCTGCTGGAGCGCCCCGCCGACCAGGGCGAGGAGCTGCTGGGCTACCCGCTCGAGGACGGCAGCTGGCACGACATCACCAGCGACGAGATCAACGCCTACCTCAAGGAGATCAGCGGCGCGGAGATCACCGCCAAGGACTTCCGCACCTGGAGCGCCACCGTGCTGATGGCGGCCACGCTGGCCGAGCAGCCGAAGCCGGCGGGCAAGACCGCCCGCAACAAGGTGGTCAAGCAGGCCTACGTGCGGGTCAGCGAGCAGCTGGGCAACACCCCGACGGTGGCGAAGAACAGCTACGTGGACCCGCGGGTGGTCGACCGGTGGGAGCACGGGGAGTCCGTCGCGGACGCGCTGGCCGAGGCCGCGCAGGCCCCCGACGACCGCACCGCCCAGCGCACGATCGAGGCCGCCGTCTGCGCGATGCTCACCCCCTGA
- a CDS encoding ATP-binding protein codes for MVDTTAAATGERRPERLELRVPTSPTQLPAVRAMAGDLAMRMDFDLDAVEDLRLAVDEACATLSSVALGDSPLTVVFEAFREGLRIDAWVPTEPGVDVPRDGFGWAVLHTLVDTVEAGPSTQATVVAGDGSGSAVARIALVKKLRQYASVAL; via the coding sequence ATGGTCGACACGACGGCTGCCGCCACCGGCGAGCGGCGCCCCGAGCGGCTGGAACTGCGGGTCCCCACCTCGCCGACCCAGCTGCCCGCGGTGCGCGCGATGGCCGGTGACCTCGCGATGCGGATGGACTTCGACCTCGACGCGGTGGAGGACCTGCGCCTGGCGGTGGACGAGGCCTGCGCCACGCTGTCCTCGGTCGCCCTCGGCGACTCCCCGCTGACCGTGGTCTTCGAGGCCTTCCGCGAGGGTCTGCGCATCGACGCCTGGGTGCCCACCGAGCCCGGCGTCGACGTCCCGCGCGACGGCTTCGGCTGGGCGGTGCTGCACACCCTGGTCGACACCGTCGAGGCCGGCCCCAGCACCCAGGCCACCGTCGTGGCCGGCGACGGCTCCGGCAGCGCGGTGGCCCGCATCGCGCTGGTGAAGAAGCTGCGCCAGTACGCGTCGGTCGCACTGTGA